The genomic region gaaattatgaaaaaagtgATAATTCCATATGTAAGAGCACGAAACTAGAGTAATAGAGTAGCAGGAAGAAGAGTTCTAAAGTTTCGAAGAGGAGGCTTGCCGGGGGTTACCTcccctatttatagaggaggagCTCCCCTATAACAGAAGTCATGTTGAGGGGAATCTGCATGGCCAGCGAGAAAGGCGGGATTTCGTGGATAAGGTTCCTCCATATTAGTTCCTTAAGCAACAAGTTTTTGGGTGAAGGGGGACTCCTTCTTCGTGTAGACTCCTACCTGGTGAAAAATCCTTTCAAGTTGAATAGTCCAACCTCTTGAGGGCACTTTCCTTCCTACAAGCTAGCTTCATTGAGAGGGAGGACCCTTCTTCATTCTTAAGGAAGGAGAGCACCCCCTCATTCCCCAAGTGGGAAGCCTCGGAATCTTTGGGAAAGGAGAACCTTCCTGTTTGTGTCTGTCCATCTGCTGCAGGTTGATCTGATTGCTATAATAATGGTGAGGAGGGCCCGTTCTTCAGATCTGCAACTCGCATATCCGTCAGCCTCTTCTCCATGCGCTTGGTAACTGCCCTTTAGTAAGGCGGTTATTGAAAACGTGGGTTAAAACCCTTCTCCTCAGCAACCTCTCGAgtccctcttcttcttcctcaaaaAGGTTCTTCTTCAAAGCATCAAGGCTTCCATCCAGCCTTCGTTTTTCTtaagtatttctttttcttctttggagtttcttctttctttctaaaaaaatgTCTTCCTCTAGTGAGTCTGTGTGTTTTCTTAGAGAGACCTTCTTGAGCGATGATCCTTCAGGGGCCACTTCCAAGAGGGCGGACACTCTTCTGTCCTGTTTTGGGAGGGGTCTGAGGAGGAGCTTAAGGCAAGCCACTGCTGCTGCTTGTCGCTTGATTGATGAGGACATTGATGAGGGTGAACAAGAGGGGGAAAATTAAGGGGAAGGCTCGTTCCCTAAAGAGGAGAGGGTGATTCCTCCGTCAAAAGAGGCTGAGACACCGGAGTCCTCTTCGACGGGCAGACCTTCTGGGTTTTCCCAAGGGAAGTTTCTCCAATGGAGGAGGAGGAATAGCAGAGGGTTCCTCAGTCGCCTTTAGATCTGGGTCTTCTATCTTAAGAACCTCCTCCATAAATCAATTTCTTCAGGAGAATCGTGTCCCACCTGAGTTTATTGTGTATACACTATCTCCTGTGAGTCGTCCATTTTTCTCTCCCCCTAACTGTTTATGCTTTTTCCCCACCCAGTTGAGGTCAGGTCTTCGCTTCCTCGTCCCTTTGTTTTATTCTGaggttgcttgtatttttcaagTTCCCTTGAATCAGCTAGTCCCgaactcttttaaaattttggctgGATTCTTTATGATTCTCCTTTTTAATGGCTATCCTATGACTGGTCATGTGTTTGCCTCGTGTTATCGCCTTAAGAAGGCTGAGAAGGGGTTCTTCTGCTTTGTCTCCCACCCTGGAGTATCCTTTTTTCACCTCCCCCATGCTCCCAAACATTGGaaagttagttatttttttgtccttcCTCCCCATACTTGGTCTTTCCCCATGCTGAATTCCTCCCCCTATGGTTGTCGGTCTTTCATAGATGAGAGGTTACTGGGCACTTTGGGGTTGACCCCCATGACAGAGCCTTTGGGGGATTCCTTGGGTATGTTCTAGTTTTCGCTTGTTGTTGCTCGTCATTCCCTGTCTTCTTGGAGTATTGATTCTTATAGTATGATTTTGTGCAGAGAACATCATGTTCAGCAAGTTGATGAGAGATCATGTGATAGAGGGTCGCTCTGGACTCCTACTCCCAAGTCTTCTAAGGGGATCTCTGCCTTCAGCGACTCGAAAGGTTAcccctcttcctcctcctcccctAGTCCCATGGCGGGAAGCTCCTCGAAAAAACCTCATACCAGGTCTATGGGGACACCTCATTCTTGCTCCTCTTCTATGCCCCCGCCTGTTCCTCCTTCCAAGGAGGAAGTGGACCCCCCCCCTAGGTCTTTGCATGCACCCTCTGCCTGTCCCCATAGTCGCTACCTGCTGGAACAGGACAAGGGGAAAGCGGCTCTAGTGGCAGACTTGAGGAGAGGGACCTTGTCCTCAGGGGATAAGCAGTTGTTCTCACCTCTCTCTCGGGAAGAGCTAGAGGGAGTGGGGGCCCTCTACCTCTTCAAGGTATCTTCTTTTCCATATCTTTCATCCTTTGCTTGTATGCTCCTTTATGATGATTTGTGTTTTTCGTAGGCTGCCTCAATTTATGAAGAGCTCTTCTCTAGACTTCAAGGAAacccccttattcctcctaGTGACGCCCAGAAGCGCAAACTAGAGGATAGGTTGGAGCGTTTGGGGAATGAAAATGCTAATACTTATCCTTTTGATTGGGCAAAATTGTCGCCCATaacttgaataattatatattcacaaTATAGTTTggtattttgcacattaaatcatcgacaaattatttataactaaaaagaacttttaataagtaaagaatttaaattaaaaataaagtaataagttaatatatataatagatacacaataaatataatatcccAACAAAAATCTTTTACATGAAAgctttttttagtatttattgtgatcatgtttttttttaggtaaatataattttcattaaataaaaagtacaatcgtatagtacaacagtgctcaatGACTGGCGTCTCTCTTGACAGATCAAGAAATACGTCAAAATCCATATAACGCACAAGAACTAACAGAGCGAGCTAAAGAAGCGCTAAGAATCCTCCATCTAACCTCTTCCAAAATGAGTCTAGCTATTGTGATCATGTTTTATTTGACTTAAatgtttttttgtgtttttattatacaatttgaactattttacaaactcaaaattaagaattgaATGGGCACAtagaatacataaaaaaaacttccatttaaaatatgtatgaatttgataaaaaaaaaaagttattaactatttaatttgttagatgaaaatgaGTGATTGCACTTccttttttgatatattttctttaaaaactatgacaaaatatatttattaatctttcttttttctgaaaGTGTTTAGACTTTggttaagtatatatatatatatatatattatcagttttttttcaaaagtatatatgaattgttaggatattattaattgtgtatttattatatatattaacttatattccacttttaatttaaattcttcacttattaaaaattcattttagttaaaaaataatttgatgatttaatgtgcaaaatattaaatatattgagaacAATATTGAggaataattttgtacaatCAAAAtgataagtattatatttgttaatttaggaGGATAAATATCACATCAAAGAAAATTCGAGGGACAAAGCGTATTTAAccctattttaatttaatgatataattCATTGCTCCCTTGAAAGGTCAAAGGAAGAAAAGATTTTGGGTTTTGGGCAGAACAAGAGAAAAGATGGGGGGGCTAGTtgcaattttattcatttcaaTCTTGATAATTAGATGGAAAAGCCCTGATGattatgtttaaatatttatatctctTTTAGGCTGACAACACACAACACTGCATGAGTATGGACCCCTACTATCATAGTTGcaagttaaatttaaattaaatttctaaaacttgatttttcctccattcccatttgtaaattaaattaaatatacaaaaaatatttagatagaaaaatcataaataaaaaggaaagtCGTTTATTATCTgttgaatttcaaataatcaaagaaaaagtgCAAAGTGAAAGCCATTCTTAGAGAGAAAACTTCTCTATTTTCtgtaataaaattcattatccAAAAATGGAAGGTATACAAGGGGTTAAATATACAATAGGCGTAACTGTCCCAACTAACTAACAAATTTTGTTACATAAACgataaaaaaaacagttaaagAGTATCTATCCCGTATATAACAAAACTACAGTCGTGACTTGAGATGCGACCTCAGCAACAGCGACCTCGTTAAGTACAACTGGGACTATATCCTGAAGTTCCGTGAACTCAAGCGCAATCTCACGATAATTGATACTGGACCACGATCTGATCTCAAAATGACAAAACTGGGAGGTCGAACTCCAAACCTCAATCAAACTAAAAACAATTCTATCACAATTCATACAGATCTACGTTGATTTAGTATAGCTCGTCTACGTCCATTACATCTTCATAGTATGACCAATTCATGACCCCAACAAGTACACATGtataagaattaaaatcaaatattagtTGGAAAagttttatcattaaaaaaaaaaaagaatcttgCAAACCTTGTTGCCATGGTCGTTCTAGGGCTGTAAATTATCCAAGTTAAATCTagcacatttttttttaagtttgttagaataattatcttattttagaaattgcaTTTGAATTCGATTGGATTATTAGTTTAGTTGAACTCAAATGAGCTTTATCTGGAAGTCAagctcaaataattttatacaatttagtatattttattagtttcacATTAATGGAATCAAGTTCGGgccaaatttgaaaatttatgaaataaaagatttgtattcaaatttaatttattacgtttaataaattgaagggtgaattacaataattgcccctgagatttggtatacaaatactttctcgttgtttgaaaaattataaataccccctgatgtttggtgaaattatataatccttGGATGAAGGGATAacattatcaattttgttgttgctgtatttttttaatttttattttaaattaaaaacttataaaaaaatcaaatgggatagatgaaaaaattttaaaaattataaaaagaaaatacttttcaaaaaaataaataaaattttaattttaattccacaagggcattttggtaaTTGGTcataaagatatataaaaatctaatgaatTGAGTTCATTGTTAGACAACcgttaaaatgaaaagagtattgataatttttcaaacaacgaatGAATATTCGTACATAtgccaaatttcagaaaatgacattgtaatttaccttgaattaaattcaaataaatttttatcaatcaatttcaatcattatcgaataattcaatttattttttaggccTAAGCCCTTGTATGCAAATTGTGGAGGTGCTTTGCCAACCTTTACTTCAGAATCAAGAATTTGTGGATGAAggataaaaggaaacaaagatGGAGTGAGCATCTCATCCTATCCTGAAAACAGTCCAATTGAGAATAACTTGCTTGTCCCTAATTGAAAATGTGTCATTTCAAGAAAGTTTAGCACAATTAATATGCTAATGTGATGAATTCTATCAGTGGTCATGCTCTCTTCACAGTAACAATGatctaatttgaatatttgacgCCATGTTGATTGAGGTGCCTCTACTGtctattcaataataaaaaataaaagtgtcgtcacaattttcagaaattttaatctaaattgGGTCAAACCACCAAACAATCCAtgattatcatataattgatattacaattttttttaaaaaaacacataacaAATGATATACACAAACAGCATAGATTTAATGTCATTTCTGGGTCATAAAATTAgattcatgattttattttcagttcaaTCTCAAATAagtactttaaaaaaatatcaaacgattgattcctaaaaaatatcatctacacataatttttagaaaaaggtTAGAACTCAagagtttcaaaattttctttttagcaCAAGGTATTTAAAAATCCATCTTATTGAACATacatttcagcaaaaaaacAGACTCCATGAGATCTAAATGCTGTCATGTTCCAAACAAGATGATTCATCCCAAGGCTggcaaacaaaatattaactacGAGTGTCGTCTAAACATCACACGAAACAGGAAAAACAATCACAAGTATATCTTCAGAACATCATTACCTGTTAGGGAACAGCAAAAGAGATCAGCAGAGCAATTTTGATAGAACTTATCTAATTTCTCAAAGTCAGAATTGTAAAACCTCTGAACAAATCAAGTCAAACAAAATGCTTGGCAATAGAACAAATTCAGAACCACAGTTCAGATATTGATATCATAACAGAAACTCCAGCATTCTAGAAAAGACAGAGTAAGAGGGGAAAATAAGAACAGAACTGCAGAGTATCTTTTTCTCCCCTTGTATGTTGAGCTGATGGTACAATTCTCACTTCAGAGGGATGAACCTAGAAGAGTGCGTGGCACCAATACCCGGTCTTCCATGCTTGACTGGCTTGTATGATATTGAGAACTCAGCAAGATAGTGGCCTATCATCTCAGGCTTGATTTCAACTGGGTTGAAGGTCTTGCCGTTGTACACACCAAGGACACTTCCAATCATCTCAGGGACAATGATCATGTTTCTCAGGTGGGTTCTGATGAGGGCAGGCTTCTCACCTGGTGGGGCCTCACGTTTCTATAGAACGACATAAAAAAAACAGTAAGAATAAAGcagataaattaaaagaatgcAGCGGAAAGCGATGGCCATTATCCACTGACAGCTGCTACCATAAGAAGTATATGAATTAGGATTGTTATACAAACAACTAATACAGTATGATAACAATGATTGAACCTCTTTTCCTATTCATTCGCTTGGATACAAGTAAAAGAGTTGGTTTAAATAATGTGATTCAGCATGAGAATTACAGAGTCGTCCAAGAAGCCAAAAGATGAGAATTTATGCGAACTGCAACaagacaaaataatatcaagcAAGAAGAATTTCAGAAACTTATCACTTACTGCCTTCCTCAGCTTCTTAATCAAAGCCATTGGTTTCCTCTTCAGACCTCTCTGAAACCTGCTCGTTTATCCAGTAAATTAGAAAAGGAACAGAActcaaatagaagaaaaatctTCAAGGCACCAGCATATGACAGCTGAAGCCACTTGACCAGACCAAAATGTACACATGTATCAAATCATGCCTTCAAACTCGAGAATTATCTGGTTCATGTGACCCACAGTCAATAAGTTCAACAAGAGAATACTTAGATGTCTATGCTAGATTAGCTGTAATAAACTGAATCATTGTAGCAAGCACTGTAACCCGTATAGCTGCAGAACACCTCATTATAAGATTCATTCGGTACATGGGTGCATTCATCTAGCGCAAGACATATTTAATACCTCAATACAGTAAATTCACAACACAGCAAACACCAAAACTGCATACTAAACCTATTATCCACTGAAGTATGCAAAGTAAAAACTCAACTGACAAAACTACATTCCATATCTACCAAGATGAAAAACGGGTTGATACAAAATCCCACATTAGAGCTCCCATTCAATGTACTAAACAAATTAACAAGCCCTCTTCCCCTTTACAGCGCAAACACATAATTCAAAACCCAATAAAACGACAAAAAAATACTACCTCACAAATCAATCTAACTCTATAACGCATACCAATCGCCGCACAGAATCAGAAAcagaataaaaaacaaaagaaaaaaacgacaattcaaaaattatacctTCTTCGTTGACGGGCATTCAGAAGCTTGACGAGCTCATCAGTAGACATATCCAGGAGCGCATCGAGATCGACGCCTCTGTAGCTGAACTTCTTGAACGTCCTCTTCTTAATCTGGCCTGCCGCCGCCACCTCCGTATCGACATCCGCCTGCAGAACACAAACATACACAGACTCAGACCCAATACTACACACATTAAGCGTGTAACTGCGCGTAATGTATAGAAagggagaggaagagagagagagaagaaaagggtCACCATGGCTGCTGCTGCTGGAGAAGCTGTGCTCCGGTACGATAAGTCTGCGCAGTACTAGGGTTTTGGAGGTGAAGATAGAGGGAATTGGAAGCATGGATCCTTTTATATATGGAGGGTTATATGGTATTAGGGTGGGCTTTAATAACGGGCTGGACTTGGCTGCTCAGCCCAACTTTATTGGGCTGAATGGTCCATAATAAGTTTTAATCTATAGTaatctatactaataaaaagaataatcgTTCACACTCACAGACGATAGTTAATATTACTAttgtactaatatttttcataaaataaaaaatagccTTCTATTGATAAGCTaaataacttattaaattttttgaattttactaatatagttttttctttctgtttttttaatgtaatatatcgatttatatattttactttttatttatataactttacagcgtgaaaaataatttattatatgcgtACAAAACGACATGACATAATTactagtattaaaaaaaaaactctttaTACTCACAAATGGTGGTTATTGACACCGCTGCACCAACTTCTAAATATGATGATTATAtctctaattatataattttaaaaattaattgttattaaaaaaattttaaaacaaaagtgACTCATATCTTTTTAACACcactaattcttttgttatgttgatgatatttttagttagatttttttatttcttttgttttagttttttcaaaatgtgtttagtggtttatatatttaatttatttttatttataatatatattaaactataaaaaattatttgggcatccttgactttttttttacacttcTTCGTTCAAATTTCATTTGGGTCATACACATCATTCAATCCCCCTCACTCTAAGGAGGAGGAGTGTCCTTCAACTCCTTCTTGAATAGGAGATTTCTTTATGTTTGAGGAGGGTCCTCGCTTCTTCGTCTTGGGGGAACTAGTTGTAGTAGGTGCCTCCCTTTTATGCTTTTTCCCTCTTCATGCTTTCTTTTTAGAATATCGAGCTTTGAACCTAACGCATTGTCTGAGGTGATATGATGGCTAGGACTACTCCTAGCTAACCTGATTGCTGCTTTGGGGCGGGGGCATTTGATAACCACCCCTTCCCACACGCACAATATGCCAGGTAATCGCCCGATTGGGTGCGGTTATAGGGGGACGTGGGTTTAACTCCCCCTCACGTCCTTAATTCAAAGCGTAACTCCCATTTTCTCCTCCTTACTTCCACACATCCTTCTTGGAGAGCAAGGgttttctccaaaaatatgTAAGTAtctccttcttcttctacaattcttctataatttttcctcTTGGCATCCTTTCATGG from Sesamum indicum cultivar Zhongzhi No. 13 linkage group LG3, S_indicum_v1.0, whole genome shotgun sequence harbors:
- the LOC105158428 gene encoding 40S ribosomal protein S15-4 gives rise to the protein MADVDTEVAAAGQIKKRTFKKFSYRGVDLDALLDMSTDELVKLLNARQRRRFQRGLKRKPMALIKKLRKAKREAPPGEKPALIRTHLRNMIIVPEMIGSVLGVYNGKTFNPVEIKPEMIGHYLAEFSISYKPVKHGRPGIGATHSSRFIPLK